One Methanolinea sp. DNA window includes the following coding sequences:
- the purS gene encoding phosphoribosylformylglycinamidine synthase subunit PurS has protein sequence MTAYTVRITISLKEGILDPEASTIRRALADLGFPTLDLKTSRQFTVRLDAGSAEEARSRATAMCERLLANPVIHQYEVEVLR, from the coding sequence ATGACCGCGTACACCGTCAGGATCACGATATCCCTCAAGGAGGGCATCCTCGACCCCGAGGCTTCGACCATCAGGCGCGCCCTCGCAGACCTCGGGTTTCCCACCCTCGACCTGAAGACCTCGCGCCAGTTCACGGTCCGCCTCGACGCGGGGAGCGCGGAGGAGGCAAGGTCCCGGGCCACCGCGATGTGCGAGAGGCTCCTTGCGAACCCCGTCATCCACCAGTACGAGGTCGAGGTCCTGCGATGA
- the purQ gene encoding phosphoribosylformylglycinamidine synthase I, with translation MRFAVVQFGGSNCDRDVARVLSEVCGIDTDLVWYKEGLSRAYDAVVLPGGFSYGDYLRAGAIAARTRVMDDVRRIARGDGLVLGICNGAQILAESGLVPGVFTVNAYPRFICRPAFLRVERNDTPFTRLYGQGEVVEIPIAHREGRYIPPASMGSGDLEERVAFRFCDAHGNVTAGSNPNGSHGNITGVLSERGNVLAMMPHPERASEEILGSTGGKRVFLSMAEYIVENC, from the coding sequence ATGAGGTTCGCGGTGGTCCAGTTCGGGGGGAGCAACTGCGACCGCGACGTCGCGAGGGTCCTCTCCGAGGTGTGCGGGATCGATACCGACCTCGTGTGGTACAAGGAAGGTCTCTCCCGTGCCTACGACGCGGTCGTCCTGCCCGGCGGTTTCTCGTACGGGGACTACCTGCGCGCGGGGGCGATCGCGGCGAGGACCCGCGTGATGGACGACGTGCGGCGCATCGCGAGGGGTGACGGCCTCGTCCTCGGGATATGCAACGGTGCGCAGATCCTCGCCGAGAGCGGGCTCGTTCCCGGCGTCTTCACCGTGAACGCGTACCCGCGGTTCATCTGCAGGCCCGCGTTCCTCCGCGTGGAGAGGAACGACACCCCTTTCACCCGCCTCTACGGTCAGGGCGAGGTCGTGGAGATTCCCATCGCCCACAGGGAGGGGAGGTACATCCCCCCCGCGTCCATGGGCAGCGGGGATCTCGAGGAGAGGGTCGCGTTCCGCTTCTGCGACGCGCACGGCAACGTCACCGCGGGGAGCAATCCCAACGGGTCCCACGGGAACATCACGGGTGTCCTCTCGGAGAGGGGGAACGTCCTCGCGATGATGCCCCACCCCGAGAGGGCATCCGAGGAGATCCTCGGGTCGACGGGCGGCAAGCGCGTGTTCCTCTCGATGGCAGAGTACATCGTGGAGAACTGCTGA
- the cofC gene encoding 2-phospho-L-lactate guanylyltransferase — protein sequence MGVQALIPFKPENPKTRLSCVLSPPEREQFARAMLSDVVGAVLGAGCSPRVISTAPFGFAGCPVEVIPSGLNEALNGVLSGMDGPVLVIMADLPLADAPAVRRLLETGMDVAIVPGRGGGTNAIYLSRGSSFRVDYYGASFLKHVRIARERGLSCEVVDSFRLHTDVDEEEDLVELLIHGEGSSRQFLVERGFELAIDRGRVGIKRVQAGGREHPESP from the coding sequence ATGGGAGTCCAGGCCCTCATCCCCTTCAAGCCGGAGAACCCGAAGACCCGCCTCTCCTGCGTCCTCTCCCCGCCGGAGAGGGAACAGTTCGCGCGTGCGATGCTCTCCGACGTGGTCGGCGCGGTCCTCGGCGCGGGGTGCAGCCCCCGCGTCATCTCCACGGCACCGTTCGGGTTCGCTGGGTGCCCCGTCGAGGTCATCCCCTCGGGGCTGAACGAGGCGCTCAACGGCGTCCTGTCCGGGATGGACGGCCCCGTCCTCGTCATCATGGCCGACCTCCCGCTCGCGGACGCCCCGGCGGTGAGGAGGCTCCTTGAGACCGGAATGGACGTGGCGATCGTCCCCGGGAGAGGGGGCGGGACGAACGCAATCTACCTGTCCCGCGGCAGTTCGTTCCGCGTCGACTACTACGGCGCGAGTTTCCTCAAGCACGTCCGCATCGCCCGGGAGAGGGGGCTCTCCTGCGAGGTCGTGGACTCGTTCCGGCTCCACACGGACGTCGACGAGGAAGAGGACCTCGTCGAGCTCCTGATCCACGGGGAAGGGTCGAGCAGGCAGTTCCTCGTCGAACGCGGCTTCGAGCTCGCGATCGACAGGGGGCGGGTCGGGATAAAGAGGGTGCAGGCGGGAGGGCGAGAGCACCCCGAGTCCCCGTGA
- a CDS encoding phosphoribosylaminoimidazolesuccinocarboxamide synthase: protein MQKGEFLYKGKAKSLYRTDEDGVLLVEFRDDITAFDGGKKDVIPSKGRLNAQVSAYLFRLLEENGIPTHFIDMPDETHMRVKALEMIPIEVIVRNIAAGSMARQYPIKEGTVLDPPVIVIDYKDDARHDPMLNDDLVVALGLLSREELAAVKETALRVNSVLKDFFASLGIVLVDFKLEFGRSRDGRILLGDEISMDSMRLWELSTGESLDKDVYRFSKGDVGAVYSRVAEKICAGKGRARA from the coding sequence GTGCAGAAGGGTGAATTTCTCTACAAGGGCAAGGCAAAGTCACTCTACAGGACGGACGAGGATGGCGTCCTCCTCGTCGAGTTCCGCGACGACATCACCGCGTTTGACGGCGGGAAGAAAGACGTCATCCCCTCGAAGGGCAGGCTGAATGCACAGGTCTCGGCGTACCTCTTCAGGCTGCTCGAGGAGAACGGGATCCCGACGCACTTCATCGACATGCCGGACGAGACCCACATGCGCGTGAAGGCCCTCGAGATGATCCCGATAGAGGTGATCGTGCGGAACATCGCGGCGGGGTCGATGGCCCGCCAGTACCCCATCAAGGAGGGGACCGTGCTCGATCCACCCGTCATCGTGATCGACTACAAGGACGATGCGCGCCACGACCCGATGCTCAACGATGACCTCGTCGTCGCCCTCGGCCTGCTCTCCCGCGAGGAACTCGCCGCGGTCAAGGAGACTGCCCTCCGCGTGAACTCCGTCCTCAAGGACTTCTTCGCCTCGCTCGGCATCGTCCTCGTGGACTTCAAGCTCGAGTTCGGGAGGTCGCGGGACGGGAGGATACTCCTCGGCGACGAGATAAGCATGGACTCGATGCGCCTCTGGGAACTCTCGACGGGCGAGTCGCTCGACAAGGACGTGTACCGGTTCTCGAAGGGCGACGTGGGAGCGGTATACTCCCGCGTCGCGGAGAAGATCTGCGCGGGGAAGGGGCGGGCAAGGGCATGA
- the cofG gene encoding 7,8-didemethyl-8-hydroxy-5-deazariboflavin synthase subunit CofG: protein MQSRVITFSRNVFLPLTTVCHNRCGYCSFRTPVREGCVMPPGEVTATLREGSRLGCTEALFTFGERPGLEPGFRAHLSRLGYSDILGYCYEMAERAIDFGLLPHTNAGILTLEEMEWLSGVNASMGLMLETTARVPAHENSPGKDPAVRIEVIENAGKLRIPFTTGILLGIGESVRDREESLTTIRDIHRRYGHIQEVIVQNFCPKEGTPMARHRPVSTQEMCETIRMAREILPREVAVQVPPNLADVRVLVPCGADDLGGISPLTIDYVNPEHSWPRLDELRRQLEGYCLVERLCIYPRFIEKGWYPERLKPLITRLHKVIQDRSKACAEG from the coding sequence ATGCAGTCCCGCGTCATCACGTTCTCGCGGAACGTATTCCTCCCCCTCACGACCGTATGCCACAACAGGTGCGGGTACTGCTCGTTCCGGACCCCCGTCCGCGAGGGGTGCGTGATGCCCCCCGGCGAGGTCACCGCGACGCTGCGGGAGGGATCGCGCCTCGGCTGTACCGAGGCCCTCTTCACCTTCGGCGAGCGGCCCGGGCTCGAGCCGGGGTTCCGCGCGCACCTCTCGCGCCTCGGGTACAGCGACATCCTCGGGTACTGCTACGAGATGGCCGAGAGGGCGATCGACTTCGGGCTCCTCCCCCACACGAACGCGGGCATCCTGACCTTGGAGGAGATGGAGTGGCTCTCCGGGGTGAACGCGAGCATGGGGCTCATGCTCGAGACGACCGCGCGGGTCCCGGCCCACGAGAACTCCCCCGGGAAAGACCCCGCCGTCCGCATCGAGGTGATCGAGAACGCGGGGAAGCTCAGGATTCCCTTCACGACGGGGATCCTCCTCGGGATAGGGGAGAGCGTGCGCGACAGGGAGGAATCCCTCACCACCATCCGGGACATCCACAGGCGCTACGGCCACATACAGGAGGTCATCGTCCAGAACTTCTGCCCGAAGGAGGGGACCCCGATGGCGCGCCACCGGCCTGTCAGCACCCAGGAGATGTGCGAGACCATCAGGATGGCACGCGAGATCCTCCCCCGCGAGGTCGCAGTGCAGGTCCCGCCGAACCTCGCCGACGTGCGTGTTCTCGTGCCCTGCGGTGCCGACGACCTCGGCGGGATCTCCCCGCTCACCATCGACTACGTGAACCCCGAGCACAGCTGGCCGCGGCTCGACGAGCTCCGGCGCCAGCTCGAGGGGTACTGCCTCGTCGAGAGGCTCTGCATCTACCCCCGGTTCATCGAGAAGGGGTGGTACCCGGAGAGACTCAAACCCCTTATTACCCGGCTCCACAAAGTAATTCAGGACAGGAGCAAGGCCTGTGCAGAAGGGTGA